The following nucleotide sequence is from Citrus sinensis cultivar Valencia sweet orange chromosome 6, DVS_A1.0, whole genome shotgun sequence.
caatTGAATAGTTGAGAGTGCAGGGGTGTAATAGTTTGGGTtgtatgatttttcaaatttttttactagCAAACAAAAAGAGGAAGGCAATTTCGTGTTTGAACAGAAAAGTGAATGGCAAATCATAACATCGTTTGTGGCAGCTGAGactatattttcatattaaaacTTTCACACACCAATACTTTTCATTCGTATGGTGCTGTTAAAAGTGAAAACTAAGGAGCAGGTGAAAATGTAGTGTGTTGAAGAAGCTTTATAAAAAGAGAAGGGCAATTTAGTATTTGAACAAAAAAGTTAATGGCAAATGATGTAAATATGTTTAAAGTAGTGGGtggaaaaatattcatttacttACAGAAACAATGAGACGAAATTGTTATCTGTGGATCCcaataaaaagcaaaagtaaacacttgtcaaattttttatgagCGAGTGAGTCAGTCGCCCATTCCTCTTTAAAGCCCTAGGATCAAGTTTGCTTTTGTTCTATTTATGAACGTGAACAAAAGCAATGCACCCAAAAATCTTCGGTGGTAAAGATGTGAAAACCTTAACGGTAGGATAGAATTTTGTGAAAACACTTAATGGAgactgaaaattaaagattcgAGTAGGCATACGATTTATCAAGTATGATGCTGTGAGAATGGCTTCACCCCAAAACTATTTTGGCACCCTATTTGTGACATAAGAGAGCGTGCAACTTCTAATAGGTATCGATTTTTCTGTTCAGCAataccattttgttgaggagtatcTACATAAAAGGATTGGTGCACAATGccattttccattaaataatGACCAAGGGCAGTAGAAAAATATTCTCTCCCATTATCAGTTCTAAAGACTTGGATTTTTGCTTGAAATTGTGTTTGAATCATGGTATGAAAggttttaaaaattgttgcaatttctgatttttctttaagcaAGTACACCCAACAAACACGAGCATGGtcattaataaaagttatgaACCATTTAGCCCCCGAAATGTTTGTAACATGAGAAGGTCTCAAATATCACTATGTATGAGAGAAAAAGGTGCAGATTTTCTATACGGCTATGAAGGAAAAGATGCACGATGATGTTTGGACAATACACAAATTTCACACTGAAACAAAGAAggatttttattcttgaacgataaaggaaacaaatgttgtaaataagaaaaactatGATGACCTAATCGGAGATGCCAAAACATTATTTCATCTTCAATATAGAAAGTTAGTTCCTTATATGCTGCCTGAGCTTCTCCACACAAACTAACATCCTCCTCGAAGTAGTACAAACCATCTACCTCTCTAGCACTGTCAATCTTCTTCCCCGAACACAAGTCCTGAAATTCACAATAAGAATGAGAGAATTTAGCAATGCAATAAAGATCCTTGGTAATTTTACTAACAGATAAAAGATTACATGACAAATTAGGAACATGAAGAATAGATGTTAACACCAAATTTGTGGAGATATGAATAGATCTTTTTCCTGCTACAGAAGATAGTGAACCCTcagcaattttaatttttttactaccAAAACATGGaatatatgaagaaaataatttagaatggCTGGTCATATGATCGGTTGCTCCTGAATCGATGATCCATGGATCTTGTTTCTCATAAACAACTCCTAAAGCAACGAAATTATTACCTTTCTGGGCTAAAGAACTAGAGGATGAAGGATTTGGGAGAGATTGTGACTGATTTAGAAACCTGTACAGTTGCTCTAACTGCTCTTTAGTTAAGAGTTGAGATTCAGATTCTTCAATGTTGGTTGTCGGCTGATTCTCCCAATAACTTGGAAACCATGACTATGTTTACccaagaatttattgtttttcagATTTAGAGGTTTTCCATTAAGCTTCCAACATGCATCTCTGGTATGTCTTGGCTTGTGGCAATAATCACACCAAACTCTGTCTTTCTCATCACTCTTCTTTAGGTTTTTTGTTCCACCAACCAGTGGAGCTTCTGGTGTAACATGTCGAGTTCTCTACTGAAGAACCTCCAATCATCATATTCTTTCTACTCACCTCTCTTTTTACATAAGAAAACACTTCCCTGATAGAAGGAAGAGGTTCCTTGCTAAGTACTCGCCCACGGACTTCATCAAGGTCTGAACTCAAAcctattaaaaattcaaatacacGCTCTTTTTCTAACATCTTCTTGTATTCAGCACTATTAGCAGCACATTCCCACTCGCCATCATAGTACTAATCTAACTCTTGCCATAAGCCCTTCAAAATATTGTAGTATTTAGTCACTCCTTGACTACCTTGTTTAGTTTCTCGAATTTCGATTTTCAAATCAGAAATCTGAGCAGAATTTCCCAAATCAGAATAGGTTTTGGTGACAGCATCCCACAAATCTTTTGTTGGCAGAAACAAGTAAGTTTGACCTATTTATGGTTCCATTGAATTCACTAACCATGACATGATCATTGAGTTGTCAGCATCCCAAGTTTGAAACTTTGGGTCTTCTTCAGTTGGTTCTTTAATTGAACCAGTAAGGTAACCAATCTTCCTTTTACCTCTGATTAACATCTTCACATATTGGGAccattgaagaaaattttgaccATTCAATTTATGGGTTGTGATATAAAGTGATGGACTATCATTATAAACATAACTTGATGGTTGTAGATGTTGCAACTGCACTGAAGATAACTCAGAAGTTTCTTGCTTGCTATACTTTgacattggtattcaaatagAATTGAAAACTAAACCTAAGAATCAAAGAgcggctctgataccatgagaaaattattgaagaaatatgcatctcattttcttatcttttacaaTAGGAATACATAATACATATATAGATTCTAAACTACATAACGTGCAAGAGTAGAAAAGTAAACAACTAACTGCAGACCAAGAAACTAGGAAATAAACtctatctaaaaattgaaattctaTCCCTATCTTTTTCCGTAAAAATAGGATAGAAAACAAGTGACTTTTCCACACTACATAATCAACACATTTAAAATCTTAACTTTCctacactaaaaaaataaaaaaaaaatagtaatgatGATGAGTCTggcataaaagaaaattcgaGTCtgacataaaaagaaaagctcaataataataaaaaataattgtagatTGGCTTTCCTAATCTATTATCACAGGcgatttcaataataatacacAAAAAGTGCAGAGAAAGCTCATCAAGAGTCCAAGTTCAAGCCACCTCTTGTTAAAAAAGATGATCTAGCAAACTAGCGGTGTAATGTTTATGATGATGAAGGAAAACCCGTCGACAcgaatttaaaatgaaaagaaaaaagaagagaaaatgaaagagacGAGCATACACCATAAAAAAAGACAACAAATAAAACGAGTAAAATCATGACCATTGAAAACCGACAAAGAGGATAGTGTGAAACATGGCCCATTTGTTTAGAGAAATACAGCCAAGTAGGGTAATTATGccaattttaaattcattttgttttatgttatttaagcCAAAGTACACGTGATATATGTGATGCTAATTTCAAAttcactttattttattttatctagaTTAAAGCACAAGTAATATGCATGTTGCCTCCAATTTTCATTAGTTTATGAATGctttacattttaattattattttaattaacctAAAAGTTAACTTTATAATACAATGCTAGCCTTGCATGGTTATTGCtttttattattgctttaCTATTGTTATCTTAGTCCAGTTCtacattatatattattattattcattgttTAAGTTTCCAACACCGATCATATCTTTTGGATATTGAAAACTAGGGGATTAGTGTTGGGTTTgcgaaaaaaatttatttctattttcgacaattaattttcaacatCGATAATAACTTCCCGATATTAAAAACTAAGGAACTGATGTTCAAGTTGGATTTTAGTGATGTACGACTTGAAATCTATATGAGTGACCTGATCAATACATACGACCTAAAACTTATATTGGCAATATGGCCTATAAATACAACTTGAAGCCTATGTTAGTGACCTGATTTATGGGTACAACCTGAAACCTATGTGGACAACCCTGTTTACAAGTACAACCTAAAGTAGTTGAACCTGAGAATCTGTTTAATAGACATGGCGTATTTTTTAAAGGAGTTGTATGCCATTACCTTCTCAGCCGCTCGCAACTGATAGATAATCATGGTAATCACCTATAACTAAGGGTCTATTTAAACTAAAGAGAGCATCAAATGAATGAGtcaacaaaattaactaaaactctgcaaattatcaataatataaccttttttactttataaaagaTCTACGAGACCCCACTAGAAAATTCTTGGATTTTAACTTATATCCAAttcttccttttcatttttatttcttatatacAAAACACCTGACTTAAGCATCGAAGGATCTACACCGAAATCCTCACCGACGTGTCCTAATCGTGTTTTGTGATTGGCAGGCGTAGAAAGTTGTGGTCAGATTGACGTTTGAGCTTAGATTCGTGCTATTATCCCCATAAAACAAATTCAGCTATTAGAGTCATTTTTCGACATCATCATCTTGACTGCATTAACtattactttaaaattttctaataacGTAATTATCAGGGGAAAAAATCATTGGTAGCTTTAGTTACAGTCTAAGCTTAAAAAAGCTATTAGTCGAGtgcttattttgttttctaaaaaGAAGTATTATCTTGCAACCAAAAACAAATGTTATCTTGCAAAATTCTATAGGAGCTTGTTCTAACTAATGTTGCATCAGACTGCTTTTGAAATAACAAGCAACATTCAAACATAATACTTACTTATTGCCAACTCTATCCATTCTCGCCTGGTTGTTTATCTAAGCTTGATGCAATACACACGGGAACCGAGATGCTTTACTTCAAGACCAGCATTCTCACAACTAGTGAAGAATATTGTCTCATCCTCTTTTCCAATTCTCCGTCTCCAACTCATTAAAAATGCAGGCCAGGGCAGCCCCTCAGTTCCTTCAAGCAAGTGGTATCACAGTGGCATATTGATCAatcaatttttactttttgttgatCTACaagaaaagccaaaaaaaaaaaaattattacaataccTTCGCCCTGCTCATTCTTAGTGAGATGGCCTACTTGGCTATCTTTTGGCTTGTAAGATTTGAGGAGAACAGAAAGAGATTTGATCAGGTTTGAATATTGTTTTACATCTACAAGCAACCAACATATAAAATTGGATTATTCCTCATGAAAAGaagaatcaaattgaaaaattgaaaaaaaacattgaatcCAATAGGCACAGTTcattattgaaagaaaatcatattGCACATAGCGAGCAGTGTACACGACATACAAATTTTACCAGAAGATAATAATTGAACTACaacattacattaatttgGACCATCTACAATGTCCATCTAATATAATGACCAACACCACCGACAAGATATTGTCTGTTTTGAACTTCACACACTCATCTTCACCTTTACAGTTTTGTTCATGGTATGGATTCAAGCCTTCCCAAAGGCTTCTTGTTAGTAGGTCGGGTCGTTATAAATGGTATTAGAGCCACTTTGTGCCAATGGTCACGGCTAGTGGAGACACTGACCCATGTGGATAGAATGTGACATCCCACATTCCTTGAGAAGGACGCGAGTGATAAGTTTACAACGGACAACCACTATTAGAGTAGCAAGAGGCCTTTTGAGTGGGTTTGAGCTCATGCCAAGAACAAAACCATTAGGATGAAGAATGCATGTATGAAGCccactaatattattttcacttaATCAAGAACTCTTTAACATATAATATCCATAAAGACTATACAATAACATACAGGATCAAAACCcccaaatttgaaaaagatgcGAGTGATAAGCCTATAAGAGACGACCACCCTTAGACTAGCAAGAAGCCTTTCGGGTGGACTTGGGCCCATAATAAGAACAAAATTGTGATGATCAAGGATGCATGCTTAAAACACTAACAAGATATTATCTGTTTTGGCATTACACATGCAAATTTTAACTAACATATAACCCTAATGAACACAGGAAAGCATTAAAgttccatattttctcaattaatagGAAATCCAACTCAAATATAgattaaagcaaaaaaaatttactcaaTGGAGATTGAAATTCTACTCTTctctcttcttcctctctttatatataCCCTAATGGCACTTCGATAAAAATTTCTTAGATGATATTGAGTAAACTCACTCTCAATTATCATCAAGATAGAGATATTTGAAGTTCAAAgacaattttaaaagattattataTCTCAATAATAAAAGTCAAGATAAACTATGCATactcttttattctttctgATGGTTGACTATGTACACAAGAGAAGTTAAGTCTCATTTGTCTTCAATGTCTATTTTTATTCAGGGTtaataaagaattttaaaaataactcataTGGACTTGACTTAAAACAATTAACTAGGCCTAAGAATATCCTTGTCCAAAATCATAGTCCAAGTACTAATACAATACTAACATACTAATATtgtagttaaaaaataatatccaCATCGCTCAAGAAGGATATAAGTGATCTGCTAATAAGGGATGACCATTCTTAAACTAGCAAGAGACTTAGgccaatataaaataaaaccatgAAGGTGAAGGACACGTGTGTGCAGCCCAAATCCAACTCTTATCTCTTTCATCTCTCTCAACACCAAAACTCTTTAATGGCATTCCATTTGACACTTCTTGGATGATTTTGAGCAAAACCACTCTTAGCAATCATCAAAACAGAGATATTTGaagttcaaaaataattttgaaataatattagaCCTCAAAGATAAAAGTCAAGACAGATCTTTTATCGACAAGTCATGTGAAAcctcttttgttttgtaaCGATCTAACCCACTAACAAGATATTGTCCACTTTGTCATTCATACACGTATCCTTTACCCTCACAGTTTATTCTTGATCTGGGCTTAAGCCTACCCAAAATGTCTCTTGCCAGTCTTACGGTGGTGATCCTTTATAAGTCCAGCACTCATGCCTTTCCAAGTGATATGGGATGTAACAAATCTACCACCCTTGAGCCCAGCGTCTTAACTGACAATGACCATCCACACGCTTCCGATTGGGAGACCCTCCAATACTATTTGTAACAACCTAACCCACTAACAAGATATTGTTTGTTTCAGGCTTTATGCTTTTGTTCTTAGTATAGGCCTAAGCCCCACCCAAGCCTATTGCAAGTCTAATGATGGTCATCTTTTGTTAATTCATCACTCACATCCTCCGCGAACAATGTGAAATGtcacaatttaataataactattagTATTagtattgtattaattattagacTTAGCTTAATTTTTGGCTAGGATGTCATTGAGCCTAGTTTtagttgttttaatttaagacCATGTAAGCCATTTCCAAAAACCCTTTTAGTTAACACaagatataaaaaagaattgaagataAACTAGGCTAAGCTTCTCTTCTCCACACGGTCAATCATTAGAGAgaacaaaagagaaagtaCGTAATTTGTCTTAGTTTTTATTCCAATAATCTTCCACAATTGTCTTTGAGATTCAAATATCTTCATATGGCTATAAGTGGCTCtactcaaaattatttaagaaatgTCCATCGAAGTAGGACCCTATGTAGAGAGATATTGAAGAGagaataatataactttaagcTACATTTGAGTAAAAACTCATTGTTTTAATCACTATTTGAGTTATATTTCATGTTAATTAAGAAAACACGTGACACTACCCTCTCAATATTCATTAAGGTTTGTATGTGAGTTAAAATTTGGGGGTTTTAATCCTTTCTATTAGTATACGATTTTTGTGGATATTATATGTTTGAGGAATTCTTGATTAATCGTGAGGTGAAGGGCGCACGCGTGCGTGAAGCCCAAAGTGGACAATATAGTGTCATGGGCTGTTACATCTAAACTATGGGCActaatttgtttttccaatTTACAAGAAAAGAGCTTGGTCGAGTTAGTACATCTAAGCATAAAGTTTCTGAATAATATCTCCAACATCACAACCATCTTATTAAGTAAGACAGCTTCCAGAACTAGTAGTCTGATGAATACTACCAACAGTGAATTACCACTCTAAAAGGAAGGTCAACATCatcaacacacacacaactaAACTGTCACCTTCCGACCCCAGCTGAGAGTGATAACTTTTTCACTAGAAAATGCAAATTGCACAGAACAAGAAACTTAACTATCTTGATGTTCTGGGCTTTTGCCCTAGAGGCAACGCTTAAAATTCCATAGTTCATGGGCCTAGAAATATTACCCTCGAGTGATAAGAGAGCTTTCCTTAGTTTTCATGGGTTATCAATTCCTGGTTTCGTGGTGTACAATTACTTAGtagaaataaaaggaaaaaaacaaacacaaaataCAAGGAcaacaacaaacaaataaacacaCCCAATCAATTGAATAAAACCTGGTGAGAAACTTACACAGTAAGATGTCACTTGCTAAAATGAGGTCCCAATCTGGGTTTGGAATTGGAAAAGCATCTCCCCATGAATCTGATAATACAAGCATGCTCTACTTCAATATACCGAACccacaaaattcaataaacaataagaaatcgaaaaaaaatacatattttttgttataatagCAAGAAACAAGCGTGAAAATGGAATGTGCCATTCCCACACAATGTGCATGAAGTAAGAAGCCATCCCTAAATTACCCTCATTAGATTGtccagaaaagaaaatgacaagaaCTTGTCTTATTCCTTAAATGTATCTCAAATTTTCAGTCATTCATAAAAGAAATAGGCAGCAGCTTTATGACTAACATGATCAAAGAAGTCTAATGGAATTATTGGGTTGATCACATTCTCTTCACTGCTTGACACTCAAAGAAACTGATGATTATGGAGGTGAAAAGGAGACTCACGCTTTATATGAGGAAGAGCAGGTGTAATTCCATTTGCTGTGCAGTTATAAGCTATGTTATCCTCAATTTCCTGATCATTATAGTCAGACGTTGTGATATCAAGATTCATTGCTTTTCTGAGAAATATAGCCAAAGCTCCAGTGCCACTGCCAAATTGAGTTTAAGACGAATGTCAGCAAGACAAATGCTAAAACTTCAATATCAAAAAGACTAGTGGAGTAGATCTACTAGAAATGAcag
It contains:
- the LOC102630554 gene encoding protein N-terminal and lysine N-methyltransferase efm7 isoform X1; translation: MDVALFSPSSLFAEQDDVTVDEETMETCNGYVERPHQFPEMELVIREFAFHQLNANFLWPGTFSFAEWLMRHREWIERRRCIELGSGTGALAIFLRKAMNLDITTSDYNDQEIEDNIAYNCTANGITPALPHIKHSWGDAFPIPNPDWDLILASDILLYVKQYSNLIKSLSVLLKSYKPKDSQVGHLTKNEQGEGTEGLPWPAFLMSWRRRIGKEDETIFFTSCENAGLEVKHLGSRVYCIKLR
- the LOC102630554 gene encoding protein N-terminal and lysine N-methyltransferase efm7 isoform X3; this translates as MELVIREFAFHQLNANFLWPGTFSFAEWLMRHREWIERRRCIELGSGTGALAIFLRKAMNLDITTSDYNDQEIEDNIAYNCTANGITPALPHIKHSWGDAFPIPNPDWDLILASDILLYVKQYSNLIKSLSVLLKSYKPKDSQVGHLTKNEQGEGTEGLPWPAFLMSWRRRIGKEDETIFFTSCENAGLEVKHLGSRVYCIKLR
- the LOC102630554 gene encoding protein N-terminal and lysine N-methyltransferase efm7 isoform X2 — protein: METCNGYVERPHQFPEMELVIREFAFHQLNANFLWPGTFSFAEWLMRHREWIERRRCIELGSGTGALAIFLRKAMNLDITTSDYNDQEIEDNIAYNCTANGITPALPHIKHSWGDAFPIPNPDWDLILASDILLYVKQYSNLIKSLSVLLKSYKPKDSQVGHLTKNEQGEGTEGLPWPAFLMSWRRRIGKEDETIFFTSCENAGLEVKHLGSRVYCIKLR